The segment GAAAATGGGTCATCATGGTATGGTGGAATGGTTCTTCCTGTTTGAATTCAGTCAGACCAATAAAGTATTGCAAATAGGGGTTTTCTTTGATCTGTTCCACTGTTTCACGGTCGCTGGTGCCTAAACGCTCTTTAATGATAAGCGCACCCAAAGCCATCCGCACAGAAAAGGCCTGACGGCCTTCACTTGTTGATTTGAGCTGCCCGATATACAGATCTTCCGCTTTGCCCCACGGGATTCTTTGAGCGAGTAATACCCAACGGTTGTTGGGGTCCAGTTGACCACCAAAAGGCAGGAAGAATTCATGCGGCATGATCAGCTGATCCTGGTTATGGCGATACACAGCAATACCTCCAAGTGCAAGATTTTTGTGGTGTTTTTTGAAAAACCCTTGCACTTAATTTCGCCAAAAATAGGTCTTTTCCTTTCAATATCAACATTTTTGTGTTTTTCAGCAAACCCCAATTATATCAAGGGTTTACTCGGTGTTTCTGTCTGCGAAAGTTGAGATAGATTACTATTCTAATCCAATAATTCCTGCAAGTCTCAAGAATTTTAAAGATTACTTTTCCAAAAACAAAGTATCTAAAGTTTGAATGATCTTGTTAAGATTAATTTCAGGGGCGAAGTATCCGTACTCATTCATTGATGCACACAAGAATGCGGGCCGCACCTCAGCAGTGGCATTCATATAGACTGTTTCATCGCCCCAATCTCTTTCTTCTCGGAGAGTATCGCTTGCTGTCTGTTCATGCAAATAGCCGCACACACGTTCGTGCTTTAAACATTACCATTCAATTTCATCTGGAAAATCTAAGTTTAATCTTAAATCATTGACATGACAGTTTCGCTTTTTTGCCTCTGCGAAAAGATCAGACTCTAAATCACGATATTCCTGCCCACGTTCAACTATGCGTTTAGCCATAATAGATATATGTTTGAGGCGCTTTTCACGATCCATGTTGATGAACCGATAATTCAGAAGATCTAAATATTGAGTTGCATAATAGGCAATAAATACAGCTTTACCATTCATCGCACTCATCATCCTGGCATAAGCCGCTTGAGATACGGTTCTTTTTAAGCATGCTGCCACTTTTGCCTGCAGAAGCCGCACATGAGCGATAGATTCGTCCCAAATCACCTTTTTGTTTGTAAACAAGTCCATACTGTATTTTGATTTGGCCTGTTTTTGGGCGTAAAGCTCCACAAATTTATTCAGCGCTATGGTGACAAAAATAATCTCCGGCCAGAGTTCATTTATCTTCAGGTATACATTCTTGTAAGGGGCCACCACCGACAAATGCTTCTGCTTTTCCTCGTTAATGCCGTTATCCACAAACTCAACTTCCCGATGTCCCATCATAGCGTGGCGGATTTCGTAGCACAGACTTAATACTCTCAGCCTGGCACTGTCATACTCAATAAATTCACCCTCGTCACCCACAACGGTATGTAATGCTTCATACAAATTTTCAAAATCGATGTAGTCACCGTAAATGGCTACTCCTGCATTGTTAGGTGTATTTTCTACATATATCATTTTCTATCACCTTTTGTCTCAGACTTTGTGAACCTCTCTTTACACAATTCCATAACAATATAGATTGTACTGAGCCATAGCCAAAAAATAAAGAAGCTGCTGATCCCGAAAAGAAGAAAAAAGAACAGACTGACACCCCTATCGGCTTCTAATAGATAGGTATGGCAAGGTCTACGGCAAGTCCTGAGAAAAGCAGTCCTGACCGGTCAAGGAAGGGGCGTATCTTATGTGCAAGATATTCGTTGGAAACTACGTTACGATAATTATCGTAAAGCTTTTCAGCAATTAACGGAATTTATTACAAAAGGTGAGTTAAACAAATTTGAAGTACAGGGGCTTATTCAATTTTTTGAATATACTTTTGAGCTTGGCTAGAAAACGATGAAAGACTATCTGGAACAAGAAGGTTTTAATGTTCCCAGTTCTCGCAAAGCCATTCATTCTCCTTTTGGTATTGAGAGGGGAGGGATGTTTCAATCCTCACCCAGCTTATTAGCTGGGTGCAACGTAGTCGATGTGGATTCGCTGCTTGACGTACTGTACGTTTCAATCCTCACCCAGCTTATTAGCTGGGTGCAACCAGTCAAAAAACCTTCATTTGTACGCAATATACGGTTTCA is part of the Caldalkalibacillus thermarum genome and harbors:
- a CDS encoding DUF6904 family protein encodes the protein MIYVENTPNNAGVAIYGDYIDFENLYEALHTVVGDEGEFIEYDSARLRVLSLCYEIRHAMMGHREVEFVDNGINEEKQKHLSVVAPYKNVYLKINELWPEIIFVTIALNKFVELYAQKQAKSKYSMDLFTNKKVIWDESIAHVRLLQAKVAACLKRTVSQAAYARMMSAMNGKAVFIAYYATQYLDLLNYRFINMDREKRLKHISIMAKRIVERGQEYRDLESDLFAEAKKRNCHVNDLRLNLDFPDEIEW
- a CDS encoding transposase; this encodes MYRHNQDQLIMPHEFFLPFGGQLDPNNRWVLLAQRIPWGKAEDLYIGQLKSTSEGRQAFSVRMALGALIIKERLGTSDRETVEQIKENPYLQYFIGLTEFKQEEPFHHTMMTHF
- a CDS encoding nucleotidyltransferase substrate binding protein, whose amino-acid sequence is MQDIRWKLRYDNYRKAFQQLTEFITKGELNKFEVQGLIQFFEYTFELG